The sequence CTATTGTTCCGTAAATGTTATACATTTTATAAGTGATGCCAGTAAAGTCTGAGGCAAACAAAGGGCGAGTGCCCCAACTTAATTGTCCTTTTAAGGCAAATCTCTTATAGAAGTTCCATTCTCCTGCAACTGCAAATCCGTAGTCTATTTCGTTTTGTTCTTTTGAGAAGTTAAAGTTAGCGAAGTCGACTTCGGTTTTTGCTCCTGTAGGGTCATCTTCTCTTATGTACCCTTCGGAAGCAGTTCCCTTAAAACTTGGCTTATGAAGATAGGCTATATACACGCCGAATTGTATCAACCATTCGTCGGATAGTCTGTGAGTCGCCATAACAGGGAGAGTTACGTAAATGTTTTTTATCTCTGTTTTGTTGTTCCCAGTAAAATGTCCAACGTATTTTTCGTACTGCATTTCCATTTCAGTACGCAAGCTTTTAACACGTGCCTCAACGGTAAACCCTTTATAGTCTAAGCCTAACTGAGCGGCAATTCCCCATTTGTTGCTAAGCCACGAAGTAGCCTCTATTCCTACGTGAGGAGCAAATAGTACAGGCTTGAAGCTTTTAATTTCTCTTATTTCTACTGGTAGTGGGATAGGAGCAGAGCCTCCTATGTTGTAGCCTACGTTTACTTTGTATTCGTATTTAGGATAAATATTCTGTGCTGTTGTTAAACCTGATATACAGGTAAAGACAATAGACAGAAATATAGTTAATATCTTTTTCATATATTAATCAATGTCATAAATTAGTTTTATGTCGTCAACGATAAGAGTGCTGCCAGGGCGACCCTCATAGTGTTGTCCTCTATAGCTTGAAGAGAAAACTATACTCATCTTATACTGATTGTTTTTTAATTCATTCCAATCGAAAGGAGTAGAGTATGAGTTGTAATCAAAATCTACTTCAAAATAAGTAAGGTTGTCCATACTTGTAATATTGTCGGTGTTTACTTCTGCGCGGGCAATAATATTTGGAGAAGTAGCAATATTATCTCCATACAAAAACTCATTCTTCGAGTCGGTTTTGAATATAACAGAGTAGATAGAACATTGGTCGCTTTTGTCTTTGTCTCTTGTCCCGTCTTTGTTTATATAGTCTTCACTTCCTACATTGTATTTGAAATATCCGGTTAGCTTTGTAGGTTTACCCTCGTTGAAAGGAACTCCAAAACTTGTAGACCTTAAAGGGTTGGTTAATCCAGTAAGCGCATTAAACCCTCCAAGATATACCGAGCCTG comes from Dysgonomonadaceae bacterium PH5-43 and encodes:
- a CDS encoding hypothetical protein (product_source=Hypo-rule applied; cleavage_site_network=SignalP-noTM; pfam=PF13568; superfamily=56925; transmembrane_helix_parts=Inside_1_4,TMhelix_5_27,Outside_28_249), giving the protein MKKILTIFLSIVFTCISGLTTAQNIYPKYEYKVNVGYNIGGSAPIPLPVEIREIKSFKPVLFAPHVGIEATSWLSNKWGIAAQLGLDYKGFTVEARVKSLRTEMEMQYEKYVGHFTGNNKTEIKNIYVTLPVMATHRLSDEWLIQFGVYIAYLHKPSFKGTASEGYIREDDPTGAKTEVDFANFNFSKEQNEIDYGFAVAGEWNFYKRFALKGQLSWGTRPLFASDFTGITYKMYNIYGTIGFSYNLSR